tcattttgttgattatttaatataattatcttgaaaaaaaaaagagctgaaattaaaatttttcaGAAAACTATCTCGTTCATTTGGAAAAACAAAGCCAATTTTTTAAAAacgtattttatattgttttatgaaaaaataaaaattcggctctgtttttacaagataattatctcattaattcagaaaaacagagccaaattttttttcaacttattttttttctcgtaattacgagataattatctcgttaatttggaaaaacagagccgaattttttttttttgcgtgaatGCAATATGCCTCTGTACTTTTTTTTACAGAAACCATCTATTGAGCTGCACTGTACTGCTCTatgccccgcccacttccaccccccaccccgggCCTAGGCAGACCACTAcattaatgtgttatttttattaatagtagtcgtagtaatagtaatattagtattattagattattagattattatttttaaatttcacaGCTGTTTTTTTACAAAACCATCCATTGAACTGCACTGTActgctctaagccccgcccacttcagaGCCCCCTCAGGTTCTGGACgtttggccacgccccctcaggATCTGGGcgcttggccacgccccctcaggCTCTGGACAGGAAGCGCAGGTTGATGGGGGCGGAGGGAATGAGCAGGGTTCTGGTTTTGGGCTCCACGGTGCCGGCGCCATCTGCAGGACGGAGCTGATAGTGTTGAACCAACTGCAAAAGAACAGCACAGTTTATTCTGACGGCCGCCACAGTttccgtttgttgatccatggttcagactacaGTCATTATGGGATGTTGTTATGGTTGCTATAGTTtccgtggttcagactaaacagttctgaacttgtttgttggattcagtCAGATCTGTCGTTCAGTTATACACGACACAAACCAACaagaaacagagctaagctaacgggctaagctaactgagctaagctaacagaggggattagtgaGGGGCGTGTCCTGTTGTTTCCTAGTGATGGGCGTGTCCTGTCGTTGCCTAGCGACAGGCGGTCCACTGGACCTGTCACTCACCCTGGACAGAGCCAAGTACATCTCCAACTCCGCCACTCGCTTCCCGACACACGCTCGAACTCCGACGCCGAAGGGGATGAAGCTGTAGGGGTGGTGCCGGAAGGAGCCGGGTGAGGCCCCGCCTCTGGGCGAAGCCCCGCCTCCGGGCGTACGAAGCCAACGCTCCGGGACGAAGCTCTCGGCGTTGACGAACTCGGCTTCGTCGTGAAGGACGGCGTAATGACACAGATGGAACTGAGTCTGAGCAGAAACAGACGGAACGTTTCAGACCACAGTGGGGGGGGTTCATTCATGGGGTTATGTCATGGCTCACTTTGACCGGTTTCCATCATGCGGTTGCTTATTTGATccttttttacttgattttggtaaatcttttgcttattttttccacattatttcttattttgtacatttttctatttgtttttgttcattttattttttttttaccttctttgGGAACCAGTATCCGTCCAGGATCACCTCATTCTCTGAAACAAATCGTCCGTTTCCAGGAACGACAGGATAAAGGCTGAAGGAAAAGGAAACAGACGATTAATAAACAACAGGATAAAGCTGAAGGAAAAGGAAACAGACGATTAATAAACGACAGGAAAAAGGCTGAAGGAAAAGGAAACAGACGATTAATAAACGACAGGATAAAGGCTGAAGGAAAAGGAAACAGACGATTAATAAACGACAGGATAAAGGCTGAAGGAAAAGGAAACAGACGATTAATAAACAACAGGATAAAAGCTGAAGGAAAAGGAAACAGACGATTAATAAACGACAGGAAAAAGGCTGAAGGAAAAGGAAACAGACGATTAATAAACGACAGGAAAAAGGCTGAAGGAAAAGGAAACAGACGATTAATAAACGACAGGAAAAAGGCTGAAGGAAAAGGAAACAGACGATTAATAAACGACAGGAAAACGGGAAATTACAGGAGACTGAAGTTTAACACATTGAaatcctttggtgggtgggaccggaccctgtggtgggtgggaccggaccctgtggtgggtgggaccggaccctgtggtgggtgggattggactgcACCCTgttgccccccccctcccccctcaccGCAGCGTCTCCTTGATGACGGCCTTCAGGTAGGGCATCTGGGTCAGGTCTTGGGTGGTGGGTTCTCTCCGGTCCGGACAAACCGAGTCCACCTCCTGGTACAGCCGGTCCTGGACCCTCTGGTCCCGGGCCAAGTGGTACAAGGACCAGGACAAGGTGTTGGAGGTCTGGGACCGGGACAGGACAGAAGAAACACAAAGTGGACGGACTGTTTTTCACACTTGAATGTTTTTTCACTCAAACTCAGAAGGTGTTCCTCACTCACAGGAAAAGCTCAGACTGGTTTCCACATGAAACAGGGTTCACCGCACACACGTCACACAAACGGGGCCTTTCTATTGGTCCTCACCGTGTCCACGCCCCCCAGCAGCAGCTCGGTGACGCTGATGGACACCTCGGCTCGGCTCAGTTTGTCCGAGGACAGCAGGTAGGACAGGTACATCCCCTCCGACACTTGGCCGCCGCTCACCTGACCTTCCATCTCCGACACTCGCCGGTCGATGAGGGACTGAGCTGGGACGCCAAAGACGGAGACGGAAAACACCCATGAGACGCCGGAGACGACCGGGACGAGCATCGGCGTCCGTAACGGGACCCCCCCGTCCTACCTACGTCGTAGAGGTCGTCCCAGGCCCGGACGAAGCGCGTCCAAAACGGGAGGACGCGGCGGGTCCAACGCGGAAGCAGGACGACCACCTCCGACAGCGTCAGCATGGAGTTAACGGCAGAGATGAAGCGAAGAGTGTCCTGAGGAATGTCCTCCTGAAGACAACCCAGACGAGTCTCAAACAGGATGGACGAGATACCTGCAGGACACACGACAAGATGGACCAGGGGTGGACACCAAGAGGTGGACAGAGGGTGGACACCAAGAGGTGGACACCAAGAGGTGGACAGAGGGTGGACACCAAGAGGTGGACAGAGGGTGGACACAAAAAGATGGACCAAGGGTGGACACCAAGAGGTGGACAGAGGGTGGACACCAAGAGGTGGACAGAGGGTGGACACAAAAAGATGGACCAATGGTGGACACCAAGAGGTGGacgaaaaatgaatgaaagaatgaagagAAGAAGCAAATCTGATGGAAAAGTGGAaggaaataatgaagaaaatgaaccaaatggaaccaaaacaaaataaacattaattaaaacaatgaaagaaagaaatttaaagtttaaaaaaagaacaatatcaacaaaatggagaaaaaaagacgaaaaatgaacagaatgaacaaaaatgaggaaaataatcaGACATGAAAAATGACAGAACAGTCACCAAAGGTTGGACTGgactgtggaccagaaccagaaccacaaccacaaccacaaccagaagcACAACCAGAACCGGGCCTCTCACCTTTAAAGACCAGAACCGGACCTCTAGAACCGGACCTCTAGAACCGGACCTCTAGAACCGGGCCTCTAAAACCGGACTTCTAGAACCGGGCCTCTAGAACCGGGCCTCTAGAACCGGACCTCTAGAACCGGACTTCTAGAACCGGGCCTCTAGAACCGGACTTCTAGAACCGGACTTCTAGAACCGGGC
The sequence above is a segment of the Sphaeramia orbicularis unplaced genomic scaffold, fSphaOr1.1, whole genome shotgun sequence genome. Coding sequences within it:
- the cyp27a2 gene encoding sterol 26-hydroxylase, mitochondrial translates to MGSPGPALRPVRLSALCSRIPPPPWPGASRGLTARTATPEGTAKLRTMDQLPGPSQTTTLYWLFWRGYGDRSHALQGVQKALYGPMWRSRFGPFDMVNVASADLIAQVIRQEGRYPVRAPLPHWKEYRDLRGQAYGLHVDTGPEWYRIRSALNPRMLKPREAAAFAPVLHQVVSDLLRRIQDLRNRSPDRTTVSDVTAELYKFGFEGISSILFETRLGCLQEDIPQDTLRFISAVNSMLTLSEVVVLLPRWTRRVLPFWTRFVRAWDDLYDVAQSLIDRRVSEMEGQVSGGQVSEGMYLSYLLSSDKLSRAEVSISVTELLLGGVDTTSNTLSWSLYHLARDQRVQDRLYQEVDSVCPDRREPTTQDLTQMPYLKAVIKETLRLYPVVPGNGRFVSENEVILDGYWFPKKTQFHLCHYAVLHDEAEFVNAESFVPERWLRTPGGGASPRGGASPGSFRHHPYSFIPFGVGVRACVGKRVAELEMYLALSRLVQHYQLRPADGAGTVEPKTRTLLIPSAPINLRFLSRA